The Pseudoalteromonas aliena SW19 sequence TATCCCAAATCAAAATATCACTATTGTGGCAACGGCTACTCTGCGCTTAGCGACTAATGCTGATGTATTCAAAACTCAAGCTGAAAAAATCCTCGGTCATAAAGTTAATGTGATCAGCGGCGAATTAGAAGCTAGAACAATTTATAAAGGTGTTGCTCATACATCTTCTTGTACAGGCAAACAGCTTGTTATTGATATTGGTGGTGCAAGTACTGAAGTGGTAATAGGTAAAGCCTTTGACGCCCTACATTACAAAAGCCTTAATATGGGTTGCGTTACTTATCTTGAACGTTACTTTAAAGATTGTCAGTTAAGTAATAGCAACTTTAACGCAGCTATAAAAGCAGCACGCACTATTATTGATGAAATATCCTCAGAATATAAAGCAGCTGGTTGGAAAATTGCCTCTGGAGCTTCAGGTACAGTACAAGCTATTCAAGAAATCATGGTCGCTCAAAATCTTGATGACTTGCTTACACTTAAAAAACTTAATAGCATAAAAGAGCAAGCAATTGAATTTAGCACTATTGCAGCGTTGGATCTCCCTGGATTAAGTGAAGACCGCCGACTGGTCTTTGTATCAGGACTCGCTATCTTAATAGCACTATTTGAATCTCTGGAAATAGACACAATGGGACTCGCAGGTGGCGCGCTCCGTGAAGGTGTTTTATATAGCATGGTTCCGGAATTCCATAATAACGATATTCGTAAACGCACTGTCGATGGATTTATGAGCCGTTATCATGTCGATCAAAAGCAAGCATGTCGAGTTTCTAGCTTAGCTGTTCAATTAGCTGCAAATATTAATAAAGATTGGCCAGTT is a genomic window containing:
- the gppA gene encoding guanosine-5'-triphosphate,3'-diphosphate diphosphatase, producing the protein MGQLKPQKNVYAVIDLGSNSFHMLIAKSIAGGLQTIGRVKRKVRLAAGLDKNNVLSTEAMQRGWECLTLFAERLQDIPNQNITIVATATLRLATNADVFKTQAEKILGHKVNVISGELEARTIYKGVAHTSSCTGKQLVIDIGGASTEVVIGKAFDALHYKSLNMGCVTYLERYFKDCQLSNSNFNAAIKAARTIIDEISSEYKAAGWKIASGASGTVQAIQEIMVAQNLDDLLTLKKLNSIKEQAIEFSTIAALDLPGLSEDRRLVFVSGLAILIALFESLEIDTMGLAGGALREGVLYSMVPEFHNNDIRKRTVDGFMSRYHVDQKQACRVSSLAVQLAANINKDWPVESLNGLPLLKAVAQLHEIGLLIEYKQYHKHTAYILENTDMPGFSQSEHKLIAAVAGAHRSDFQKGCFNSLGSNSLLAQYIVRLLRIAVILSMRRQDDVLPRFELSAKNEVLDLKFESNWLKEHPLMASELQQESKQQGKLGWKLTVN